TTTGAGCTTTCCGGTGAAATGACAAAAGATATTCATGATACCCGTTACCATACGTGCAAGCCATGCACCATTCTCTGTGGTCATTCGGGTAATTATAGTGGAACACGTATGCCGGTTCCGGAATTTGAAACTACGGTCCTGTTGGGTACCAATCTGGGGCTTTTTGACAGAGAGCAGAACGTGGAATTCAACCGTATCTGTTTTGAACAGGGGATGGATACCATCAGTGCTGGCGGAATTCTGGCCTGGGTCATGGAGGCTTCGGAAAAGGGGCTGGTATCTACCGCGCTGCGCTTCGGTTCTCCGGAGGGTATTCGCGAGGCATTGATGAGTATGGCGGCAAAGGAAGGGTTCGGCGCGGAGATGGCCATGGGAACCCGTTATCTGGCCCGCCGGTATGGAGGCCGTTCCTTTGCCATGGAAGTGAAAGGGCTTGAAATGGCGGCCTATGATCCCAGGGGCTGTGTGGGGCAGGGGCTTGCCTACGCCGTTGCTAACCGGGGGGCCTGCCACCTTTCGGCCTATCTTGTGGCTCTTGAGGTGTATTTCGGGCTTCTCAACCGTCATTCTACCCGTTCCAAGGCGGAGTTTGTATGCTTTCTGGAAAATCTTACCTGTGTGATTAATTCTCTTCAAAGCTGTCAGTTTACCATGTTCGCCTATACGCTGGAGCCGCCTCTGTCAAAATATACACCGGATTTCATATTGTCCCTGCTGATGCGTTATGTGCCGAAGCTTGCCATCGGTCTGATGGATTTCAGCCTGTATACCCGCCTCTGGACATCCGTAATGGGGGAAAGGATGTCTTCTGCAGAAATACTCAAGGCCGGTGAACGCATCCATGTTCTGGAGAGGTATATGAATACATGTATGGGGATTTCCCGTCAGGATGATCGTCTGCCGGAACGGCTTTTGACGGAAGGGCGAAGAGGTGATGATAAAAAACGAACCGTTCCTCTGGAAAAAATGCTTCATGCCTACTATCGCCTCCGCGGCTATGACCGCAACGGTATTCCTGAAGGTAAGTTATTGAAGCGTCTCGGGATTAAGGCTGCGGGGTGAAAAGAAAGCTGGTTTGCGGGTAGAGAAAAGGGTAGGATGAAGCCATTCCCGTTCCAGAAATCAGGCCTGCGGTATTTGCCCGGAACTGCAGGGCAGTCAGCTGCCAGATGGTTTGAAGGCTTTTTTGTCCATATAATCCTGTTCTCACCATGGATACTTCCCAATGAAAAGAACCGTGCAACCGGGAAAAGTGAAGGCCGTTCTTTCCTTGCTGGCAGTCGGGCTGACGGCGTTTTTCTGGCTGCATGGTTTCCTTTTTGCCGCAGGGCCTGAAGTAGTCGTGGGGTCATCGTCTGGTCATGTTTTAACCGCTTCCATGTGCGTAGATCCGGACGGGGAGCCCTTTGAACAGCTTGGTGAAGATGGAAGATTTGAGGGTATAGCAGCGGATTTGATCCGTCTGATTGCGGAACGGCCAATGTCCGGCTGGAAGTTTTTTCCACACAAAGCTGGGATGAGAGCCTTGTTTTGTCCAAAAAAGGGAAGTGCATACTGCTTCCTTTCCTGAACCGGACTCCGGAGCGGGATGTGTGGCTGAATTTTACCCGGCCTTATTTCATAGATTCCCATGTTTTTGTGACTCGGGTGGATCATGACTATATCGCCAATGTTGCGGGTTTGAGAAACAAGATCATGGTACTGCCTTTGGGTACCAGCGTGGAGGAGAGGGTGCGAATGGATTACCCCAATCTGGATCTGGTTATTGTTCCGGATGAGGTTACCGTGTTTCGCATGGTGGAAGATGGGCGGGCGGATATGACCCTTCGCTCCTTAACCATGGCGGCCCATACGATCCGTAAAGAAGGGCGGTTCAATTTAAAAATAGCGGGAGGAATTCCCGCCTATGCCAATGAGCTGCGGGCTGGGGTTCACAGAGATTATCCTGAGCTTAGGGACAGGCTGGATGCTGCCATTGCCACACTTATTCCGGAAGAAATACAGGATGCGGTGAATCGCCATGTCCCCATCCGTGTTGGGTATCGTATGGGTCATGGCCTGTTTTTTCAGGTTGCCGGTACCCTGCTTTTGCTGCTCATGGCCGCAGGACTGTGGACTGTGCAGCTCAGGCTGTTTAACAGGAAGCTGGCTGGGCTGGCAGAGAAGGCAAGACGGGCGGAGCAGCATCTCCGTCAGCTGATTGATCTGATGCCGGGCTATGTCTTTGTGAGAGATCAGCAGGGGCGTTTTGTGATTACCAACAGGGCGTTGGCAGATCTTCTGGGCTGTTTGCCGGACAGGGTGGCCGGAAAAACGGATCTGGATTATGGGCGGATCCGGATCATGTACTCTTGTATCTGGCAACGGATCACATGGTAATGGAGAGCGGCTTGCCCTGTCTGATCGCGGAAGAGCCCGGTATCCGCAGGGATGGCAGCCCGGGCTGGTTTCAGACACGTAAGGTCCCCTACGGTGAAACGGAGACGGGCATCAGGGCTGTTCTGGTTGTTGCCTTTGATATTACCGACCAGAAGATCATGAATGACCGGCTTATGGAAAGTGAGCGCAGCAAGTCTGTCCTTCTGAAAAATTTGAAAGGAATGGCTTATCGCTGCCGTTATGATGAGCACTGGACCATGGTCTTTGTTTCTGATGGCTGTTTTGACCTGACCGGATATCAGCCCGAAGAGCTTATTGAGAATGCAAAAATTTCATACGATAAGGTTATTGCTCCGGAATACCTTGAAATGGCAAAGGAAAAGTGGTCGGAAGGGGTGAAAACCCGGAATACTGTGGAGCTGGAATATGAAATTATGCCTGCCTCAGGAGAGCGTAAATGGGTTTGGGAGCAGGGAAGAGTCATCTTTGGAGACAGGGATGAGGTGGAGGCCATTGAAG
The sequence above is drawn from the Desulfobotulus pelophilus genome and encodes:
- a CDS encoding aldehyde ferredoxin oxidoreductase family protein, whose amino-acid sequence is MKCITGTSNRVLEVDLGTRSFSVYIVSREERRQWLGAKGLGLKLVYDRMPMNADPLGPDNMVALMPGVLMGTGAPCSGRFHAVTRSPMTGIMTSSSCGGPFGMQLKTAGWDGLLIRGQSSDPVIVRVDSEGVVFEDARPFWGMNISESQKAMVHGKESALVIGPAGEKGVVFANVASGHRFLGRGGIGAVLGAKKVKGIVAEGGNFTIAPASPKAFSRVKKRGNAYIQRNETSAVGLRNYGTNMNLNPGNEANILPVHNFQAGRHDRSFELSGEMTKDIHDTRYHTCKPCTILCGHSGNYSGTRMPVPEFETTVLLGTNLGLFDREQNVEFNRICFEQGMDTISAGGILAWVMEASEKGLVSTALRFGSPEGIREALMSMAAKEGFGAEMAMGTRYLARRYGGRSFAMEVKGLEMAAYDPRGCVGQGLAYAVANRGACHLSAYLVALEVYFGLLNRHSTRSKAEFVCFLENLTCVINSLQSCQFTMFAYTLEPPLSKYTPDFILSLLMRYVPKLAIGLMDFSLYTRLWTSVMGERMSSAEILKAGERIHVLERYMNTCMGISRQDDRLPERLLTEGRRGDDKKRTVPLEKMLHAYYRLRGYDRNGIPEGKLLKRLGIKAAG
- a CDS encoding transporter substrate-binding domain-containing protein, whose protein sequence is MEVFSTQSWDESLVLSKKGKCILLPFLNRTPERDVWLNFTRPYFIDSHVFVTRVDHDYIANVAGLRNKIMVLPLGTSVEERVRMDYPNLDLVIVPDEVTVFRMVEDGRADMTLRSLTMAAHTIRKEGRFNLKIAGGIPAYANELRAGVHRDYPELRDRLDAAIATLIPEEIQDAVNRHVPIRVGYRMGHGLFFQVAGTLLLLLMAAGLWTVQLRLFNRKLAGLAEKARRAEQHLRQLIDLMPGYVFVRDQQGRFVITNRALADLLGCLPDRVAGKTDLDYGRIRIMYSCIWQRITW